Genomic DNA from Bacteroides zhangwenhongii:
ATAGTAAAACAATAGAACAATTACCCGTCCAAACAATCTTTACACAACCACTATCTCATTACCTTATACAGTGAATAAACACATTTATTCTTTAGAAAATCAAAGTTGATACTTCAGCGTACACTTCTTACCGTCTATCTTCACCTCTACTTCCAGCTTATCTTCCATAGCCTTTTTAATGCGTGCGGAAATTTTCATGGAAGTATCCACCTTCTTTTGTGGATAAATGACGGTGACATAACGCACAGGCGTACCGCTTTTTTTATCTATGTTGAACGCTATGGCAGGGCGCTTTGCACGTTCGCGATAGAACAATGAATACCAGCCTTCTTCTTCAATCATTTCCGTTCCTTTGGGGCTAAAGCATTGCAGTAACACATTACTCTCTCCGGGATAGTCAGTAATGACACGACTACTATTCTTATCTATTTTCACCTCACCTTCCGCCAGTTGATAGTGTAGATTCACCGTACCTTCTGCCTCGCCTATAGCCTCATCTACAATCACAAAATAACTGTTATCCACAAAAAACACGGAACGACGATGTTTCAATCCCTTATAACCGGGGGGTCGGTCACCAATACAGTATGTTTTAAGGCGTCATCAGCCCACTGTTGGTCGGTTTTACTTACTGATATCTTTTTCAAATTGATGGCAGGATTTACCACTTCCTTACGCATCCGATAATACTCCAGTAAGAAACGGGAGGCGTCTTCCACATTGCCATGCCTATAGGCATCTTTCACTTTTTCCAACCCCGGATAATCCAAATTGAGCAGGGCAAAAATCTCCTCATTAAAAGTGATAGCCTGCACTGGTTCGTTTTTCTTTTCCTGTGCTTCTGCCCACAGACAAACGAAATAAAGTAATAACAGAAATGAAATGATTTTCTTCATGGTTTTCTAATAATGAAATCAAGTATTAAATAATAATGAAGCAAATGTAGCCTATTATTCCTATCAGGGCTTTTAATTCCTTCCATTCCACTTTTACTTTCATACAAAAGTGAATATTGAAAGTATTTTAGATAAAATCAAAAGTGACTTACCAGCAAGATACGTACATTTGCCGCACGTTCACACCACGACCGGAAATCAAAGAGATACATATTAAAAACATATATACCATGAAAAAGAAGTTATTACTCTTTGTTGCATATCTGATATGCTTCATTACTTATTTCCCGGCAAATGCGGGAGAAAAAATATTTGCCACT
This window encodes:
- a CDS encoding heparinase II/III domain-containing protein, which encodes MKHRRSVFFVDNSYFVIVDEAIGEAEGTVNLHYQLAEGEVKIDKNSSRVITDYPGESNVLLQCFSPKGTEMIEEEGWYSLFYRERAKRPAIAFNIDKKSGTPVRYVTVIYPQKKVDTSMKISARIKKAMEDKLEVEVKIDGKKCTLKYQL
- a CDS encoding heparinase II/III family protein; this encodes MKKIISFLLLLYFVCLWAEAQEKKNEPVQAITFNEEIFALLNLDYPGLEKVKDAYRHGNVEDASRFLLEYYRMRKEVVNPAINLKKISVSKTDQQWADDALKHTVLVTDPPVIRD